Proteins from one Cystobacter fuscus DSM 2262 genomic window:
- a CDS encoding tetratricopeptide repeat protein, with the protein MKTNLYRDGMARLEAGDVKEGRRLLEEALRASPDDAEVMHGLALALDPLGERDRALELLESAHARAPSEPGPACSLAMALLERGEDARADQVLEPVLAVHPDHPRANLYAAMALAKTDPTHARTLLSTVRGDPELRREAQALDLVLSKHEPSV; encoded by the coding sequence ATGAAAACAAACCTTTATCGCGACGGAATGGCTCGGCTGGAAGCGGGGGACGTGAAGGAGGGGCGCCGGTTGCTGGAGGAGGCGCTGCGGGCAAGTCCCGATGACGCGGAGGTGATGCACGGGCTGGCGCTCGCCCTGGACCCGCTGGGGGAGCGCGATCGGGCGCTGGAACTGCTGGAGTCCGCGCATGCCCGCGCGCCCTCGGAGCCGGGACCGGCCTGTAGCCTGGCCATGGCGCTGCTGGAACGGGGCGAGGACGCGCGGGCCGATCAGGTGCTCGAGCCCGTGCTGGCCGTGCATCCCGACCACCCCCGCGCGAACCTCTACGCGGCCATGGCCCTGGCGAAGACGGATCCCACCCACGCGCGCACCCTGCTGTCGACGGTGCGGGGGGATCCGGAGCTGCGGCGCGAAGCGCAGGCCCTGGATCTCGTGTTGTCCAAACACGAGCCCTCGGTTTGA
- a CDS encoding cytochrome P450, giving the protein MAGSFAFAREVLRSGAMRQAGADADAGKKDDPSQRSVFFLDGEPHRRRRAAIARFFTPKAISTRYREVMERTTDELLASMRAQGGAMLDRSSFQLAVAVAAEIVGLTQSDQIGMAARIRATLPSGGLRKWGPVGRLVAAATQRYHGLSFFLRDVRPAIAARREKRRDDVISHLLDEGYSDQAILIECMTYAVAGMVTTREFIVMAAWHLFERDALRERFLNGGEDEQFAILEEILRLEPVAAMLHRRAAEETQLAAAGSIAAGSVVAIDIRAANTDEAVTGPCPHMIDPDRARRMKVLGSYMSFGDGNHRCPGAQVAMHETRVFLDRLLRVPGIRLERAPEMRWFDELMSYELRNAKVVCDRS; this is encoded by the coding sequence GTGGCCGGCAGCTTCGCCTTCGCGCGCGAGGTCTTGCGCAGCGGTGCCATGAGGCAGGCGGGTGCCGACGCGGACGCGGGCAAGAAGGACGATCCGAGCCAGCGCTCGGTGTTCTTTCTCGACGGCGAGCCGCACCGTCGTCGGCGTGCCGCCATCGCCCGTTTCTTCACCCCCAAGGCCATCTCCACCCGCTACCGCGAGGTGATGGAGCGCACGACCGACGAGCTGCTGGCCTCCATGCGGGCCCAGGGCGGCGCCATGCTCGACAGGAGCAGCTTCCAGCTCGCGGTGGCGGTCGCGGCCGAGATCGTGGGTCTCACCCAGAGCGACCAGATCGGCATGGCCGCGCGGATCCGCGCCACGCTTCCGTCGGGCGGCCTCCGCAAGTGGGGGCCGGTCGGCCGTCTCGTCGCGGCGGCCACTCAACGCTACCACGGGCTTTCCTTCTTCTTGCGCGACGTGCGCCCGGCGATCGCCGCGCGGCGCGAGAAGCGCCGGGACGATGTGATCTCGCATCTGCTTGACGAGGGCTACTCGGATCAGGCGATCCTGATCGAGTGCATGACCTACGCCGTCGCGGGCATGGTCACCACGCGCGAGTTCATCGTGATGGCCGCGTGGCATCTGTTCGAGCGCGACGCGCTGCGCGAGCGCTTCTTGAACGGCGGTGAAGACGAGCAGTTCGCGATCCTCGAGGAGATCCTGCGCCTGGAGCCGGTAGCGGCGATGCTGCACCGGCGCGCCGCCGAGGAGACGCAGCTGGCCGCGGCGGGGTCCATCGCCGCCGGGTCGGTCGTCGCCATTGACATCCGGGCGGCGAACACCGACGAGGCCGTGACGGGCCCCTGCCCGCACATGATCGATCCCGACCGCGCCAGGCGGATGAAGGTGCTCGGTTCCTATATGAGCTTCGGTGACGGCAATCATCGCTGCCCGGGCGCGCAGGTGGCGATGCACGAAACGCGCGTGTTCCTCGATCGGCTGCTGCGAGTGCCGGGCATCCGGCTGGAGCGAGCGCCCGAGATGCGCTGGTTCGATGAGCTGATGAGCTATGAGTTGCGCAACGCCAAGGTTGTCTGTGACAGGAGTTGA
- a CDS encoding serine hydrolase domain-containing protein, which yields MFTHRFGRRVLGVTLLLWLSGCEKDEGLVCDRLAPRLQHALEEATLAEDLPGVTVSLRLQDCTWRGAMGDSRVEPATGLKVEDRLRVGSITKNFVSVVALQLQAEGKLSLDAPLATWVPDFPRADLISVRQLLNHTSGAFNYTQSQDFLAQVEANPGKTWAAEELIALGAAKSPSFEPGTGWEYSNTNYILLGHILESVTGTPLAQQIRTRILEPLDLDSTGMDGAEPLPPLVVRGYSRDPRDGSWRDFTDFVHPSAAGAAGALISSADDLSAFYQALFEGSLLASEQLAEMTDWVATPVPGMPGYGLGMVRADTPVGPGNGHDGAIPGFSSLAFYLPERKASLAVLTNREGASVSGVTSRLLKVLATE from the coding sequence ATGTTCACCCATCGGTTTGGTCGACGCGTGCTTGGCGTAACGCTGCTGCTGTGGCTCTCGGGTTGTGAGAAGGATGAGGGCCTGGTTTGTGACCGGCTCGCGCCCCGGCTGCAGCACGCGCTCGAGGAGGCCACCTTGGCCGAGGATCTCCCCGGGGTCACCGTCTCGCTGCGTCTCCAGGACTGTACGTGGCGGGGCGCGATGGGCGATTCCAGGGTGGAGCCCGCCACCGGGCTGAAGGTCGAGGACCGGCTGCGCGTGGGCAGCATCACCAAGAACTTCGTCTCCGTGGTGGCACTGCAGCTCCAGGCCGAGGGGAAGCTGTCCCTGGACGCGCCGCTGGCCACCTGGGTGCCGGACTTTCCCCGTGCGGACCTCATCTCCGTGCGCCAGCTCCTCAACCACACGAGCGGCGCGTTCAACTACACCCAGAGCCAGGACTTCCTCGCCCAGGTAGAGGCGAACCCCGGGAAGACGTGGGCCGCCGAGGAGCTCATCGCGCTGGGCGCCGCGAAGTCCCCCTCCTTCGAACCAGGGACGGGCTGGGAGTACTCCAATACCAACTACATCCTCCTCGGCCACATCCTCGAGTCGGTGACGGGGACGCCGTTGGCGCAGCAAATTCGCACGCGCATCCTCGAGCCCCTGGACCTGGACAGCACGGGGATGGACGGCGCCGAGCCGCTGCCGCCCCTCGTCGTGCGGGGCTATTCGCGGGACCCACGCGATGGCTCGTGGAGGGACTTCACCGACTTCGTCCATCCGTCCGCGGCCGGCGCGGCCGGTGCCCTGATCTCCAGCGCCGATGACCTCAGCGCCTTCTATCAGGCCCTCTTCGAGGGCTCGCTGCTCGCCTCGGAGCAGCTCGCGGAGATGACCGACTGGGTGGCGACGCCCGTCCCAGGCATGCCCGGGTATGGCCTGGGCATGGTGCGGGCCGACACCCCCGTGGGGCCTGGCAATGGCCATGACGGTGCCATCCCCGGGTTCTCCTCCCTGGCCTTCTACCTGCCCGAGCGCAAGGCCTCACTCGCGGTGCTGACCAACCGCGAGGGGGCCTCCGTGTCGGGTGTCACCAGCAGGCTGCTGAAGGTGCTCGCCACGGAGTGA
- a CDS encoding epoxide hydrolase family protein — translation MTGRIEPFHLSVPQSELDDLRARLMHTRWPDPGTVEDTRQGPPLARIRALAERWRDGYDWRRCEALLNGFGQYRTEIDGLGIHFLHIRSPEPEALPLLMTHGWPGSVLEFRDVIGPLTNPVAHGGKASDAFHLVIPSLPGFGFSDKPTGPGWHIGRIASAWSSLMQRLGYERWAAQGGDWGAGVTTTLGYMAPAGLIGIHLNMVMFQPTGEERANADAHERKMLADAQRYDEQFSGYYKLQNTRPQSVAFSLADSPVGLAAWIYALFQDVSDSGGDPERVFTLDEMLDDIMLYWLPNAGPSSARLYWESAQAMKQGGMPTMPMPTPAGISMFPGEQVRLSRRWAEPRFANLVHFNELERGGHFAALEQPAAFVEEVRATFSGLR, via the coding sequence ATGACTGGCCGCATCGAGCCGTTTCACCTGTCCGTGCCGCAGTCCGAACTGGACGACCTGCGTGCGCGGCTGATGCACACCCGCTGGCCCGATCCGGGGACGGTCGAGGACACCCGCCAGGGTCCGCCGCTCGCCAGGATTCGTGCGCTCGCGGAGCGGTGGCGCGATGGCTATGACTGGCGCCGGTGCGAAGCGTTGCTCAACGGCTTCGGCCAGTATCGCACCGAGATCGACGGACTTGGCATCCATTTCCTGCACATCCGCTCGCCCGAGCCAGAGGCGTTGCCGCTCCTCATGACGCATGGCTGGCCAGGGTCGGTGCTGGAGTTCCGTGACGTGATAGGGCCCCTCACGAACCCGGTCGCGCATGGCGGCAAGGCGTCTGACGCCTTCCATCTCGTCATCCCGTCGCTGCCGGGGTTTGGCTTTTCCGACAAGCCCACCGGGCCAGGGTGGCACATCGGGCGCATCGCCAGCGCGTGGAGCTCGTTGATGCAGAGGCTGGGCTATGAGCGTTGGGCCGCGCAGGGCGGCGACTGGGGAGCGGGGGTCACGACGACGCTCGGCTACATGGCACCAGCCGGCCTGATCGGTATCCACCTCAATATGGTGATGTTCCAACCGACCGGCGAGGAACGTGCGAATGCTGACGCTCACGAGCGGAAGATGCTTGCTGACGCGCAACGCTATGACGAGCAGTTCTCTGGCTATTACAAGCTCCAGAATACCCGGCCACAGTCCGTCGCGTTCAGCCTCGCGGACTCACCTGTCGGACTGGCCGCGTGGATCTATGCGCTATTCCAGGACGTCTCGGACAGCGGCGGCGATCCGGAGCGCGTGTTCACGCTCGATGAGATGCTGGACGACATCATGCTCTACTGGTTGCCAAACGCCGGGCCGAGCTCCGCGCGCTTGTACTGGGAAAGCGCGCAGGCGATGAAGCAAGGTGGCATGCCAACCATGCCCATGCCGACGCCGGCCGGCATCAGCATGTTTCCCGGCGAGCAGGTGCGGCTGTCCCGACGCTGGGCGGAACCCCGCTTCGCCAACCTCGTCCACTTCAACGAGTTGGAGCGGGGTGGTCATTTCGCGGCGCTGGAGCAACCGGCGGCCTTCGTGGAGGAAGTCCGCGCCACCTTTTCCGGGCTCCGGTAG
- a CDS encoding NmrA family NAD(P)-binding protein yields the protein MMDGTGQIIAVAGATGDLGGRLASALTRRHAQVRALVRAGTSETRKAAVRATGATPVEVDFDDAAALERACAGAACVVSVLNGLEPTIIGLQSQLLDAAVAAGVPRFMPSDFSLDFTKTRPGDNRNLDLRRSFMARVDQAPIRAHSVLNGMFTDLLTGEAPIILRNRRRILYWGDADQLLDFTTKDDVADYTADVALDADAPRFLRVAGASASPRDLAGIMTRLSGQRYTLFRAGGMGLFGVVIKIARTLSPKTDAPFPAWQGMQYLRDMSSGRGKLSPLDNERYGKTNWTSVEDVLAGPV from the coding sequence ATGATGGACGGTACCGGTCAGATCATCGCTGTCGCGGGGGCAACCGGAGACCTGGGCGGACGCCTCGCGAGCGCGTTGACCCGGAGACACGCGCAGGTCCGCGCACTGGTTCGGGCGGGCACTTCGGAGACGAGAAAAGCCGCGGTGCGAGCTACCGGCGCGACCCCCGTCGAAGTCGACTTCGACGATGCCGCGGCGCTCGAACGCGCCTGCGCCGGCGCCGCCTGCGTCGTTTCCGTTCTCAACGGGTTGGAACCGACGATCATTGGCCTGCAAAGCCAACTGCTCGACGCCGCGGTCGCGGCCGGCGTGCCGCGATTCATGCCGTCTGATTTCTCGCTCGACTTCACCAAGACGCGACCTGGCGACAACCGCAACCTGGACCTTCGTCGCTCTTTCATGGCTCGGGTGGATCAAGCACCCATTCGCGCTCACTCCGTGTTGAATGGGATGTTCACGGATCTGCTGACGGGAGAGGCCCCCATCATCCTGCGCAACCGTCGCCGGATCCTTTACTGGGGCGATGCCGATCAACTGCTTGACTTCACCACGAAGGACGATGTGGCCGATTATACCGCCGACGTCGCCCTGGATGCCGACGCGCCTCGCTTCCTGCGGGTCGCCGGAGCCTCCGCGAGCCCCCGTGACCTGGCTGGCATCATGACGCGGTTGAGCGGTCAACGCTACACGTTGTTCCGTGCGGGCGGGATGGGTCTGTTCGGTGTTGTCATCAAGATTGCCCGCACACTCTCACCCAAGACGGATGCGCCATTCCCTGCCTGGCAGGGGATGCAATATCTCCGCGACATGTCGAGCGGCCGGGGCAAGCTTTCCCCCCTCGATAATGAACGGTATGGCAAGACGAATTGGACGTCCGTCGAAGACGTCCTCGCCGGCCCCGTATAA
- a CDS encoding TetR/AcrR family transcriptional regulator, translating into MQGKSTSPKKAPAARRGRGGRPSAEQAGEVDRRILEAATRLFLHLGFEATSCDEVAVQAGAGKASIYARYANKEELFTAVVRHSVGCMLAPSKDLPVGLTLRERLRTVGNGILAHALQPGVVALMRVVITTAYRLPELARLTDRIGRDRGIQLVAEAIAGPQSGTTAAIERALPAAAKFIDLVFVPHQMRALLGDDLDELAAKATHSIDEAIDLLSRGGWLNGWE; encoded by the coding sequence ATGCAAGGGAAAAGCACCTCTCCCAAGAAAGCTCCGGCGGCTCGAAGGGGCCGGGGTGGTCGTCCGTCGGCGGAGCAGGCCGGCGAAGTCGATCGCCGTATCCTGGAGGCGGCTACACGTTTGTTCTTGCACCTTGGCTTCGAGGCGACGAGTTGTGATGAGGTCGCGGTTCAGGCAGGCGCGGGCAAGGCCAGCATCTATGCGCGATACGCCAACAAGGAGGAGCTGTTCACCGCGGTGGTCCGCCACAGCGTCGGGTGCATGCTTGCACCGTCCAAGGACCTCCCGGTCGGCCTGACGCTGCGGGAGCGGTTGCGTACCGTGGGGAACGGCATCCTGGCCCATGCACTTCAGCCCGGGGTGGTTGCCTTGATGCGGGTGGTGATTACAACCGCCTATCGCCTGCCGGAACTTGCTCGACTTACGGACAGGATTGGACGGGACCGCGGTATACAACTTGTCGCGGAGGCGATCGCGGGCCCGCAATCAGGGACCACCGCGGCAATCGAGCGAGCATTGCCAGCCGCCGCCAAGTTCATCGACCTGGTGTTCGTACCGCATCAAATGCGCGCGCTGCTGGGTGACGATCTGGACGAGCTGGCAGCCAAGGCAACCCACAGCATCGACGAAGCCATCGACCTTCTTTCTCGCGGAGGATGGCTCAACGGGTGGGAGTAG
- a CDS encoding cell wall anchor protein: MSLFALAGCGPLDRDAPLPSEQDGVAAEVSATPRALSTVAYRSGSTATGKSITSLSITKPTGTVAGDVLLAHLVNRNNVAAVATPPAGWTLLRSDQSASQLKSWVFYKVATASEPASYAFAIDLASYMAGSISAFSGADTANPIDAQSGQKNGTTASFDTPAITTTTANGVAVWFGAQIWTGAACPASPIVPPAGFTEPFDTCLVSSSTGLLFNAAYKDLGVAGAQPAFNGSSPYAQTNTAQVVALRAANASSSCGVGDTFATTYTTQGTVTATAIVEPSGLAASRLTPGVLYVHNEDTTAIVAISTTDASTLGTFNVSNVTPADWEDVATGPCPTGKCIYMGDIGRSSANFPTPPSTFAVYRIPEPNLGAGQTSGSLTAQAFPFQYPDTPKDAETIMVHPTTGDIYIITKSYAGASKVYKFPQPLPAPGTLSTLVFVSDLQLPTTTDTNYAAATSGNIHPCANRFLLRTYR, translated from the coding sequence GTGTCGCTGTTCGCGCTCGCGGGGTGTGGTCCGCTGGACAGGGACGCTCCTCTTCCTTCCGAGCAGGACGGGGTCGCGGCCGAGGTCAGCGCCACCCCACGGGCGCTGTCCACGGTGGCGTACCGGAGCGGCTCCACGGCGACCGGCAAAAGCATCACCTCGCTGAGCATCACGAAGCCCACGGGCACGGTGGCGGGCGACGTGCTCCTGGCGCACCTCGTCAACCGCAACAACGTGGCCGCGGTGGCGACGCCTCCCGCGGGCTGGACGCTCCTGCGCTCGGACCAGAGCGCGTCGCAGCTCAAGTCGTGGGTCTTCTACAAGGTCGCGACGGCGTCCGAGCCCGCCAGCTACGCGTTCGCCATCGATCTCGCCAGTTACATGGCTGGCAGCATCTCGGCCTTCTCCGGCGCGGACACGGCCAACCCCATTGACGCGCAGAGCGGCCAGAAGAACGGCACCACCGCCAGCTTCGACACGCCCGCCATCACCACCACCACCGCCAACGGTGTCGCGGTGTGGTTCGGCGCGCAGATCTGGACCGGCGCCGCGTGCCCGGCCAGCCCCATCGTCCCGCCGGCGGGCTTCACCGAGCCGTTCGACACCTGCCTCGTGTCCTCGTCCACCGGCCTGCTCTTCAACGCGGCCTACAAGGACCTGGGCGTGGCGGGCGCGCAGCCCGCGTTCAACGGCAGCTCGCCCTACGCACAGACGAACACCGCCCAGGTCGTCGCGCTCCGGGCGGCGAACGCGTCCTCCTCCTGCGGCGTGGGCGACACCTTCGCCACCACGTACACCACCCAGGGCACCGTGACGGCCACCGCCATCGTGGAGCCATCAGGCCTCGCGGCCAGCCGCCTCACCCCGGGCGTCCTCTACGTGCACAACGAGGACACCACCGCCATCGTCGCCATCAGCACCACGGACGCGAGCACCCTGGGCACCTTCAACGTGTCCAACGTGACGCCCGCGGACTGGGAGGACGTCGCCACCGGGCCCTGCCCCACCGGCAAGTGCATCTACATGGGGGACATCGGCCGCTCGAGCGCCAACTTCCCCACGCCGCCCTCCACCTTCGCCGTCTACCGCATCCCGGAGCCGAACCTCGGCGCGGGCCAGACGAGCGGCAGCCTCACCGCGCAGGCCTTCCCGTTCCAGTACCCGGACACGCCCAAGGACGCGGAGACCATCATGGTCCACCCCACCACGGGCGACATCTACATCATCACCAAGTCCTACGCGGGCGCGAGCAAGGTCTACAAGTTCCCGCAGCCGCTGCCGGCCCCGGGCACCCTGTCCACGCTCGTCTTCGTGTCCGACCTCCAGCTGCCCACCACCACGGACACCAACTACGCCGCCGCCACCTCGGGCAACATCCACCCGTGTGCCAACCGCTTCCTGCTGCGCACCTACCGCTAG